The following coding sequences are from one Capsicum annuum cultivar UCD-10X-F1 chromosome 3, UCD10Xv1.1, whole genome shotgun sequence window:
- the LOC107865801 gene encoding transcription factor bHLH87 isoform X2: MENLDWNETPDNFGASFDPIHVISNWNMPQRQEAAMRLAADSMAAKSGADPTRNCTEMGFSSSPMLLNIPNYITDNNNNNHPMCLMDDFGVQVVKPGTGLLSNTVSLESIDCLLSATTTNNTDTSVEDDGMSVIFGDSNSLWNSGECSDINATKLSPGYEQLLTCLPTTTDNKIVVEEENKRKRKHNELDEVVSKSSLGNSPNEFNLFQSNSLTGGGCRNNFRLISGKQSKCKKPRTTESNITNNNNKRPTSSNINFQQATSSASSIDQEPDPEAIAQMKEMIYRAAAFRPVDFGTEVLEKPKRKNVRISTDPQTVAARQRRERISERIRVLQRLVPGGSKMDTASMLDEAANYLKFLRSQVKALEAIGQKQDPFASLVPFNYPIPMQLPHYPLLQNPNPIHRPKS; the protein is encoded by the coding sequence ATTCAATGGCTGCTAAATCCGGAGCAGATCCAACCCGGAATTGTACTGAAATGGGGTTTTCTTCTTCACCAATGCTACTCAATATTCCAAATTACAtcactgataataataataataatcatccaATGTGCCTAATGGATGATTTTGGTGTCCAAGTGGTTAAGCCTGGAACTGGGTTACTATCCAACACTGTATCTCTAGAATCCATTGATTGTTTACTATCAGCAACTACCACCAACAATACGGACACGTCAGTTGAAGACGATGGCATGTCCGTAATTTTTGGTGATTCGAATAGCTTGTGGAATTCTGGGGAGTGTTCAGACATAAATGCTACTAAGCTGTCGCCAGGTTATGAACAGCTTTTGACCTGTCTGCCTACTACTACTGATAACAAAATAGtggtagaagaagaaaataaaagaaaacggAAACATAATGAGCTTGATGAGGTGGTCTCAAAATCATCTCTGGGGAATTCTCCGAACGAGTTCAATCTATTCCAGTCAAATTCGTTGACTGGAGGAGGTTGCAGAAATAATTTTCGTCTAATTTCGGGTAAGCAGTCCAAGTGTAAGAAGCCAAGGACAACAGAAAGTAATATTACTAACAATAACAATAAGCGTCCGACTTCATCAAACATTAATTTCCAACAAGCTACCTCATCAGCATCCTCAATAGATCAAGAGCCTGACCCAGAGGCGATCGCGCAGATGAAGGAGATGATATACCGTGCAGCAGCATTCAGGCCAGTGGACTTCGGTACTGAAGTACTCGAAAAGCCTAAAAGGAAGAACGTAAGAATATCAACGGATCCACAGACAGTAGCGGCGAGGCaaaggagagaaagaataagTGAAAGGATTAGGGTTTTGCAAAGGCTAGTACCAGGAGGAAGCAAAATGGATACAGCATCAATGCTTGATGAAGCAGCAAATTATTTGAAGTTCTTGAGGTCACAAGTGAAAGCATTGGAAGCAATAGGCCAAAAACAAGACCCTTTTGCTTCATTAGTACCATTTAATTACCCAATTCCCATGCAATTACCACATTATCCATTACTACAAAACCCTAATCCAATTCATCGACCAAAGAGTTAA